A genomic segment from Pseudomonas mendocina encodes:
- a CDS encoding iron-siderophore ABC transporter substrate-binding protein — translation MLRLFCGALLLCLAQGAWAADAQLVARQSAGVGGTPQRIVSLDELSTELLVSLGIEPVGVANLASYRRYIGIGNDLLERSVPLGSAQQPNLEAIARLKPDLIVGVAYLHLPLFERLDGLAPTLIYQVSLAHDGYDGVAIGEAMLDHLGRLTGRQEQAQAVIREGQQALAAARHLIDAKGLQGEPVAVLYPLVQQGSFIALNQQTLIGSLMARLGVRSPWTLHSAHTLHRRIDMRRFASEPGLRVLFIGGQGQAPFFSSPLWKALPVAQQQRYAFLPTPYWTFGGPRSTAAIATQVREAIEAMNR, via the coding sequence ATGCTGCGTCTTTTTTGTGGGGCATTGCTGCTCTGTCTGGCGCAGGGTGCGTGGGCGGCCGATGCGCAACTGGTGGCCCGGCAGTCGGCCGGCGTTGGAGGCACACCGCAGCGGATCGTCAGCCTCGATGAGCTGAGTACCGAGCTGCTGGTGTCACTGGGGATCGAGCCGGTAGGGGTGGCCAACCTGGCCAGCTATCGTCGTTACATCGGTATCGGCAATGATCTGCTCGAGCGCAGTGTGCCGCTGGGCAGTGCGCAGCAACCTAATCTGGAGGCCATCGCCCGGCTCAAGCCGGATCTGATCGTCGGCGTGGCCTACCTGCATCTGCCGCTGTTCGAGCGGCTCGATGGCCTGGCGCCGACCCTGATATATCAGGTGTCTCTGGCGCATGACGGCTACGACGGCGTGGCGATCGGTGAGGCGATGCTCGATCACCTCGGGCGTCTGACAGGTCGGCAAGAGCAGGCCCAGGCGGTGATCCGTGAAGGGCAGCAGGCGTTGGCTGCAGCACGTCATTTGATCGATGCGAAGGGCTTGCAGGGCGAGCCTGTAGCCGTGCTCTATCCGCTGGTGCAGCAGGGCAGTTTCATCGCCCTCAACCAGCAGACGCTGATCGGCAGTCTGATGGCGCGACTGGGAGTGCGCTCGCCCTGGACCTTGCATTCCGCACACACCTTGCACAGGCGTATCGACATGCGCCGTTTCGCCAGCGAGCCGGGGTTGCGCGTGCTGTTCATCGGTGGGCAGGGGCAGGCGCCATTCTTCTCCAGCCCCTTGTGGAAGGCGCTGCCAGTCGCTCAGCAGCAGCGTTACGCCTTTCTTCCTACGCCGTACTGGACCTTTGGTGGGCCGCGTTCGACAGCGGCTATCGCGACCCAGGTGCGCGAGGCGATCGAGGCGATGAATCGTTGA
- a CDS encoding MbtH family protein — MSFDNENARFLVVINHEQQYSIWPEYKAIPEGWSAVGVSGDKATCLAHIEEVWTDMRPLSLRQAMA; from the coding sequence ATGAGCTTCGACAACGAGAACGCGCGCTTTCTGGTCGTGATCAATCATGAGCAGCAGTATTCCATCTGGCCCGAATACAAGGCCATTCCCGAAGGTTGGTCGGCCGTGGGCGTGTCCGGCGACAAGGCCACCTGCCTGGCCCACATCGAAGAGGTCTGGACCGACATGCGCCCTCTGAGCCTGCGCCAGGCTATGGCGTGA
- a CDS encoding TauD/TfdA family dioxygenase, whose product MNQVTDLAQAALSIEAGLPMRVSPLQAGQGLHQHLPALQQLVAEHLEVSGGLLFSGFADVDVASFQQFAGAFGHPLLSYEFGSTPRSRVSAGGVYTSTEFPAHRPIPLHNEQAYTTEWPLRIWFYCAQAAEQGGETPIADSREVFRRIDPAIRQRFAERGLLYVRNYGNGLDLPWQQVFNTEDRQVVEQYCRARRIDFEWLGDDELRTRQLCQGVAQHPRTGDWVWFNQAHLFHLSALDADTQEVLIDAVGLEGLPRNVYFGDGTPIEASLLDEVRGVLDACIIRFPWRDGDILMLDNMLTAHARDPFKGPRKVVVAMAEAYGQEGFQ is encoded by the coding sequence ATGAATCAAGTGACCGATCTGGCGCAGGCCGCCCTGAGCATCGAAGCCGGCCTGCCCATGCGCGTCAGCCCGCTGCAGGCCGGGCAGGGCTTGCACCAACATCTGCCGGCCCTGCAGCAACTGGTGGCCGAGCATCTGGAGGTGAGCGGTGGCCTGCTGTTCAGCGGTTTCGCCGATGTCGATGTGGCCAGCTTCCAGCAGTTTGCCGGCGCCTTTGGCCATCCGCTGTTGAGTTACGAATTCGGCTCCACGCCGCGTAGTCGGGTCAGTGCAGGCGGGGTGTACACCTCCACCGAATTTCCCGCTCATCGCCCGATTCCGCTGCACAACGAGCAGGCCTACACCACCGAATGGCCGCTGCGCATCTGGTTCTATTGCGCCCAGGCGGCGGAGCAGGGCGGCGAGACACCGATTGCCGACAGCCGTGAGGTGTTCCGGCGTATCGATCCGGCCATTCGCCAGCGCTTCGCCGAGCGCGGCCTGCTTTACGTGCGCAATTACGGCAATGGTCTGGATCTGCCCTGGCAGCAGGTCTTCAATACCGAAGATCGGCAGGTGGTCGAGCAATACTGCCGCGCCCGTCGTATCGACTTCGAATGGCTCGGCGATGACGAACTGCGTACGCGCCAGCTTTGCCAGGGTGTCGCCCAGCATCCGCGTACCGGTGACTGGGTCTGGTTCAACCAGGCGCACCTGTTTCACCTGTCGGCCCTGGATGCCGATACCCAGGAGGTGCTGATCGATGCGGTCGGTCTCGAGGGGCTGCCGCGTAACGTCTACTTCGGCGACGGCACGCCCATCGAGGCCAGCCTGCTGGATGAGGTGCGCGGCGTGCTGGACGCCTGCATCATTCGTTTCCCCTGGCGCGATGGCGACATTCTGATGCTCGACAACATGCTCACGGCCCACGCGCGCGATCCCTTCAAGGGGCCGCGCAAGGTAGTGGTGGCGATGGCCGAGGCCTATGGCCAGGAGGGCTTCCAATGA
- a CDS encoding GNAT family N-acetyltransferase, with protein sequence MNALPLPDGRVLQGELRDSTIWLTCDGQPLMQLRTLDANTVQLLEVATDDLADVLWCASYWWFAAHPQAPRIVWRGLDQQALQLCDDWLRGDAGGASAQVERSVFWQLPQPWLRQALPPYPQQMVMSEGKRHPRRRAQPEGEVYRRFDARLGAWISLRTLDIDQDLQRFNRWQNTPRVLHFWQEGGDLEQHRKYLETIAADPHVYSLIGCFDDQPFAYFELYWAKEDRIAPFYVADDYDRGIHMLVGEQAHRGPHKVASWLAALTHYALLDDPRTNLVVAEPRADNAKMIGYMQTLGYYREKEFDFPHKRAALMAIGRERFFDSGVLC encoded by the coding sequence ATGAATGCATTGCCGCTGCCTGACGGCCGCGTGCTGCAAGGCGAGTTGCGTGATTCGACGATCTGGCTGACCTGCGACGGCCAGCCGCTGATGCAGCTACGCACGCTCGACGCCAATACTGTGCAACTGCTGGAAGTGGCCACGGACGATCTGGCCGATGTGTTGTGGTGCGCCAGTTACTGGTGGTTTGCCGCTCATCCACAAGCGCCGCGCATAGTGTGGCGGGGGCTGGATCAGCAGGCGCTGCAGCTCTGTGACGACTGGCTGCGTGGCGATGCGGGTGGTGCCAGTGCGCAGGTCGAGCGCAGCGTGTTCTGGCAGTTGCCGCAGCCATGGCTGCGCCAGGCCCTGCCGCCTTATCCGCAGCAGATGGTGATGAGTGAAGGCAAGCGTCACCCACGGCGTAGAGCCCAGCCCGAGGGCGAAGTATACCGGCGCTTCGATGCGCGTCTGGGCGCCTGGATATCCCTGCGCACGTTGGACATCGATCAGGATCTGCAGCGCTTCAATCGCTGGCAGAACACGCCACGCGTCCTGCATTTCTGGCAGGAGGGCGGCGATCTGGAACAGCACCGCAAGTACCTGGAGACCATCGCTGCCGATCCGCATGTCTACAGCCTGATCGGTTGTTTCGACGACCAGCCCTTCGCCTACTTCGAGCTTTATTGGGCCAAGGAAGACCGCATTGCGCCTTTTTATGTCGCGGACGACTATGATCGCGGCATCCACATGCTGGTGGGGGAGCAGGCCCATCGCGGGCCGCACAAGGTCGCCAGCTGGCTGGCGGCGCTGACCCATTACGCCCTTCTCGACGACCCGCGTACAAACCTGGTGGTAGCCGAGCCGCGTGCCGACAACGCGAAGATGATTGGCTATATGCAAACGCTGGGCTACTACCGGGAAAAGGAGTTCGATTTCCCTCACAAGCGTGCGGCGCTAATGGCAATCGGCCGCGAGCGCTTTTTTGATAGCGGGGTGTTGTGTTGA
- the fhuF gene encoding siderophore-iron reductase FhuF: MIEALAPLFIGDFSSYRDTLVLHDDPRPSVPLRELLSAEGLPALLVRFGEAHAGGDRRALLSQWSKHYFVRLIPPVVAAALVLNRRLPLGLDDIEVVLDREHLPQAFKLRDAGEPFAPGNPFERFTHLQHDHLAPLIQAFTAQVKIAPKVLWSNAGNYFEWILTALGKVLPAPLLADGFSLLQAAQQPDGRRNPLYQPVRYVELQGAALPWRQRRVCCIRYLLPELELCENCPLLDEPPAQAAGSAS, translated from the coding sequence GTGATTGAGGCACTGGCGCCCCTGTTCATCGGCGACTTCTCCTCTTATCGGGACACTCTGGTGCTGCACGATGACCCAAGGCCTTCGGTGCCGCTGCGCGAGCTGCTCAGCGCCGAGGGGCTGCCGGCGCTGCTGGTGCGCTTCGGCGAGGCGCACGCAGGCGGTGATCGACGCGCGCTGCTGTCGCAGTGGTCGAAGCATTATTTCGTACGCCTGATTCCGCCGGTGGTAGCCGCCGCGTTGGTGCTGAACCGGCGCCTGCCGCTAGGCCTCGATGACATCGAGGTGGTACTTGATAGGGAGCACTTGCCACAGGCTTTCAAGCTGCGCGATGCGGGGGAGCCGTTCGCCCCTGGCAATCCCTTCGAGCGTTTCACTCATCTCCAGCATGATCACTTGGCCCCCCTGATCCAGGCGTTCACCGCGCAGGTGAAGATCGCTCCGAAAGTGCTGTGGAGCAACGCCGGCAATTATTTCGAGTGGATTCTGACGGCGCTGGGCAAGGTCCTGCCGGCGCCGCTGCTAGCTGACGGATTCAGCCTCTTGCAGGCCGCCCAGCAGCCTGATGGGCGGCGCAATCCGCTGTATCAGCCGGTGCGTTATGTCGAGCTGCAGGGCGCTGCGTTGCCGTGGCGGCAGCGGCGGGTGTGCTGCATTCGCTATTTGCTGCCCGAACTGGAACTGTGCGAGAACTGCCCGCTACTCGACGAGCCCCCGGCGCAGGCAGCCGGTTCGGCCTCCTGA
- a CDS encoding ATP-binding cassette domain-containing protein codes for MFELQSVSFSIPERTLLHPLDLRIDAGRMVGLIGHNGSGKSTLIKLLARQQSPSGGQILLDGKPLPAWGQRDFARQVAYLPQQLPQTEGLTVRELVGFGRYPWHGALGRLGSEDRARIERALDLTDTGMFADRLVDHLSGGERQRVWLAMLLAQNTRYLLLDEPTSALDIAHQVEVLSRVSDLSRELGLGVLVVLHDINMAARYCDHLLALHSGRLLAQGSPTELMHGETLERIYGVPMGVMANPADGSPISYLY; via the coding sequence ATGTTCGAATTGCAAAGCGTCAGTTTCAGCATTCCTGAACGCACCCTGCTGCATCCCCTGGACCTGCGCATCGATGCCGGCCGTATGGTCGGCCTGATCGGCCACAACGGCTCCGGCAAGTCCACTCTGATCAAATTGCTCGCCCGCCAGCAGTCGCCCAGCGGTGGCCAGATCCTGCTCGACGGCAAACCGTTGCCGGCGTGGGGTCAGCGCGATTTCGCCCGTCAGGTAGCCTATCTGCCGCAGCAGTTGCCCCAGACCGAGGGTCTTACCGTACGCGAGCTGGTGGGCTTTGGCCGCTATCCCTGGCATGGCGCCCTTGGCCGTCTGGGCAGTGAAGACCGCGCGCGCATCGAGCGCGCCTTGGACCTGACCGACACTGGCATGTTTGCCGATCGTCTGGTCGATCATCTGTCCGGTGGCGAGCGCCAGCGTGTCTGGCTGGCCATGCTGCTGGCACAGAACACCCGCTACCTGCTGCTCGACGAACCCACCTCTGCGCTGGATATCGCCCACCAGGTGGAAGTCCTGTCGCGTGTCAGCGATCTCAGCCGTGAGCTGGGCCTGGGCGTACTGGTAGTGCTGCACGATATCAACATGGCTGCGCGCTATTGTGATCACCTGCTGGCCCTGCACAGCGGGCGCCTGCTGGCGCAAGGCAGCCCGACCGAGCTGATGCACGGCGAGACCCTGGAGCGTATCTACGGCGTGCCCATGGGGGTGATGGCCAATCCGGCGGACGGCTCGCCGATCAGCTACCTGTACTGA